A part of Desulfobacter sp. genomic DNA contains:
- a CDS encoding ShlB/FhaC/HecB family hemolysin secretion/activation protein → MEQNKVAGLKSAVCVLAICLVLIISLPFQGRCSEPGEARFVIYSFAIEGNTLLERETMISALEEFTGDGKAAQDVEQARDALERAYHGEGFPTVLVNIPEQTVDNGVIRLEVIESRIKRVLISGNKYYTMEKIKDELPSIRPGKVLYLPKVREDLGRLNGKAGIFAELVLIPGRELGTIDVELKVKDELPLHGSLELNNRSTHSTTDFRLNGAIRYDNLWQKDHSINAQFQTSPEDTQEVRLFSGSYAMPAPWRRNHMLIGYYVNSNSDTASGEGINVIGKGQIAGLRYMIPLGGTPVYSHNLTLGMDWKDFKETTLDSTVPIEYMPLTFGYASSLYGKTGTTQFSAGVNLLLREILFNDMDEFERKRTGATGNYVYITAGVERRQQLPKGFSLFTKIDGQLADQPLVNNEQFAAGGVNSVRGYKEAEILSDNALHGTLELFTPSLLKKMPLVPYAFYDLAWLSKREASEDDMPHGFIHGIGLGLQGAVSKGCLEYKLDWGMALEDTDDTDSGDHQFYFKIAYRF, encoded by the coding sequence ATGGAACAAAACAAAGTGGCCGGTTTGAAATCTGCAGTGTGCGTCCTGGCAATATGCCTGGTGCTAATTATTTCATTACCCTTCCAGGGGCGTTGTTCAGAGCCCGGGGAGGCAAGGTTTGTAATTTACTCCTTTGCCATTGAAGGAAACACCTTGCTGGAAAGGGAGACCATGATCTCGGCGTTGGAGGAGTTTACCGGAGACGGCAAGGCTGCCCAGGATGTTGAGCAGGCAAGGGACGCCCTGGAACGCGCATACCACGGCGAAGGGTTTCCAACTGTGCTGGTCAACATACCTGAGCAGACCGTGGATAACGGGGTGATCCGTTTAGAGGTGATTGAAAGCCGGATAAAACGGGTGCTGATATCAGGAAATAAGTATTACACCATGGAAAAAATCAAGGATGAACTGCCAAGCATCCGGCCGGGTAAGGTATTATATCTGCCCAAGGTCAGGGAGGATCTGGGTCGGCTGAACGGCAAGGCTGGCATTTTTGCAGAGTTGGTATTGATTCCCGGCAGGGAACTGGGAACCATAGATGTCGAACTGAAGGTCAAAGATGAACTTCCGCTGCATGGCAGTTTGGAGCTTAACAACCGCTCGACCCATTCCACCACGGATTTCAGACTGAACGGTGCCATCCGCTATGACAATCTCTGGCAGAAAGACCACTCTATCAATGCGCAGTTCCAGACCTCTCCTGAAGATACCCAGGAAGTACGTCTGTTTTCCGGATCTTACGCCATGCCTGCACCGTGGCGTCGTAACCACATGCTGATCGGTTACTATGTGAACTCCAACAGCGATACTGCCAGCGGGGAAGGAATAAATGTCATCGGCAAGGGCCAGATTGCCGGCCTGAGGTATATGATTCCTCTGGGTGGGACACCGGTCTACAGCCATAATCTGACACTTGGGATGGACTGGAAGGATTTTAAAGAGACCACCCTGGATAGTACTGTTCCCATTGAGTACATGCCGTTGACTTTTGGATATGCGTCCTCGTTGTACGGTAAAACAGGGACCACTCAGTTCAGTGCCGGCGTCAATCTGCTGTTAAGAGAAATTCTTTTTAACGACATGGATGAATTTGAACGTAAACGAACCGGGGCGACGGGCAATTATGTGTATATAACGGCAGGTGTGGAACGAAGACAGCAGCTGCCCAAAGGTTTCTCACTATTTACCAAAATCGATGGCCAGCTTGCAGACCAGCCCCTGGTCAACAATGAACAGTTTGCCGCCGGCGGCGTTAACAGCGTCAGAGGGTATAAGGAAGCTGAAATACTTTCGGATAACGCACTCCATGGCACCCTGGAACTATTCACCCCGAGCCTGCTCAAGAAGATGCCCCTGGTGCCCTATGCATTTTATGACTTGGCCTGGCTTTCAAAAAGGGAAGCGTCGGAGGATGACATGCCCCACGGTTTTATTCATGGTATCGGACTGGGGCTGCAGGGTGCCGTTTCCAAGGGCTGCCTGGAATATAAACTGGACTGGGGCATGGCCCTGGAGGACACCGACGATACGGATTCCGGCGATCACCAGTTTTATTTCAAAATTGCATATCGGTTTTAA
- a CDS encoding thioredoxin family protein, with the protein MNPEPVSTGANGGAQTAVAPQARQNQTDHEKQKAEVFKKVQAAIDEARREGRTTVDVYLDEDPEKVQTMDLVRIAYLARMEDGREIPPQADARTDGAGRVVETLIAGEPSRIPGLGKAILNMGLGKKPVTIPAEDAFGAYKEDELLEFHSVRTFPVVMDLDAKAYENRFGKRASIGERVKLNPYFDSRVTGVQDGTVRIENFARNNYKEKSDIGITTVTVDSKIITLTLAPVIGAPFSAGQKKGRIISKNADSFIVDFNPPLTGKAIQVDLEVMEIIKPSLYQDAHITWIDDHDKGVDTALADRKNKVLVLYADWCTWCKKLLNQTFNDPRIGMLKDRFVFVKANSDEDRSLKELYDQTGFPMVVITDYKGKIYKKFEGFKNAQSMLGILEQIMNAGPVDADS; encoded by the coding sequence ATGAATCCGGAACCGGTATCAACCGGTGCCAATGGCGGAGCCCAAACCGCTGTAGCCCCCCAGGCCCGGCAGAACCAAACAGACCATGAAAAGCAAAAGGCTGAAGTATTTAAAAAAGTCCAGGCGGCCATTGATGAGGCCAGGCGGGAGGGAAGAACCACTGTAGATGTATATTTGGACGAAGACCCGGAGAAAGTTCAGACCATGGACCTGGTCAGGATCGCCTACCTGGCCCGGATGGAAGACGGAAGGGAAATACCGCCACAGGCGGATGCACGGACCGATGGGGCGGGCAGAGTTGTAGAAACCCTTATTGCAGGAGAGCCGTCAAGAATCCCCGGCCTGGGAAAGGCTATTTTGAATATGGGCCTGGGAAAAAAGCCGGTAACCATTCCTGCGGAAGATGCCTTTGGAGCGTATAAAGAAGATGAGCTTCTAGAATTTCATTCTGTACGCACGTTTCCCGTGGTCATGGACCTTGATGCCAAAGCCTATGAAAACCGGTTTGGAAAACGCGCCTCCATCGGAGAGCGTGTGAAGTTGAATCCCTATTTTGATTCCCGGGTGACCGGCGTTCAGGACGGGACCGTCCGCATAGAAAATTTTGCCCGAAATAATTATAAGGAGAAATCGGACATCGGCATAACGACGGTGACCGTGGATTCAAAGATAATTACCCTCACACTGGCCCCCGTCATCGGTGCTCCTTTCAGCGCCGGTCAAAAAAAGGGGCGGATCATTTCCAAAAATGCTGACAGCTTTATCGTAGACTTCAATCCCCCCCTGACCGGCAAGGCCATCCAGGTAGATCTGGAGGTCATGGAGATCATAAAACCGTCTTTGTATCAAGATGCACATATTACCTGGATTGATGACCATGACAAGGGTGTTGATACAGCATTGGCAGACAGGAAGAACAAAGTCCTGGTGTTGTATGCAGATTGGTGCACCTGGTGCAAAAAGCTTTTAAACCAGACATTTAATGATCCAAGAATCGGAATGCTCAAAGACAGGTTTGTCTTTGTAAAGGCCAATTCCGACGAAGACCGGAGCCTGAAAGAACTATACGACCAAACCGGTTTTCCCATGGTGGTCATCACGGACTATAAAGGGAAGATATATAAAAAATTTGAAGGGTTTAAAAATGCACAATCCATGCTAGGCATTCTTGAACAGATCATGAATGCGGGACCTGTTGACGCTGACTCTTAA
- a CDS encoding substrate-binding domain-containing protein yields the protein MLKNIIKGAVIGGAALTMMATAAQAQTYQINIYGASAQYKFWNDAAPEFLKSQGCAEGNIYTAKSAKGKVAGVDRDTGISVCVGSGGDAIDGMTGAGFTHNGVAGNSLIVRYTSKASYDGVRSILGDVDPSLVPTSDQGCATGERLQAGVAGNDWKAYGATAEDDDVASVTCLPVTVGASDVSARTFQQSSKGMKEGPLGGDYIERNIQYGVNLGDPEDEPNLYTAAQPIVVPFGFFNNVNNTAFNNMTRLMATSIYSGTVNNWGQFTDPIDGDGKYLPEADGGVRPVDLPMVVCLRHAGSGTHATLDAAIMRGVPLVKQEAFDGAWFVGKGYNTTNYYQEVSNAISEYNNNGNIKIFFNDGSSDLVRCVREFDGAVGYADYDKCKEPSTDPTSSCYNVDQMTYNGQEGTADNIRNGKYEFWAAQYLYYKNADTAKDLIDDLVAFTADNTLIPDSKQPYWSSNAAMEWKKADDFAWPVKK from the coding sequence ATGCTTAAGAACATTATTAAAGGAGCCGTTATCGGTGGCGCTGCGCTGACCATGATGGCCACCGCCGCCCAGGCTCAGACTTACCAGATTAACATCTACGGCGCATCTGCACAGTACAAATTCTGGAACGATGCGGCTCCCGAATTCTTAAAATCACAGGGGTGCGCTGAAGGTAATATCTACACCGCCAAGTCCGCAAAAGGTAAAGTGGCCGGGGTTGACCGGGACACCGGTATCTCCGTATGTGTGGGTTCCGGCGGCGATGCCATTGATGGAATGACCGGCGCAGGGTTTACCCACAACGGTGTTGCCGGCAATTCCCTGATCGTCCGTTACACCTCCAAGGCTTCCTATGACGGTGTCCGCTCCATTCTCGGCGATGTGGACCCCTCCCTGGTTCCCACATCCGACCAGGGCTGCGCTACAGGCGAAAGACTCCAGGCCGGCGTTGCCGGCAATGACTGGAAGGCCTATGGCGCCACCGCTGAAGATGACGACGTCGCCAGCGTAACCTGTCTGCCTGTAACCGTGGGCGCCTCTGACGTATCCGCCAGAACGTTTCAGCAGAGCTCCAAAGGGATGAAAGAAGGCCCCCTGGGAGGCGATTATATTGAACGCAACATCCAGTACGGCGTAAACCTGGGCGATCCCGAAGATGAACCCAATCTGTATACTGCGGCCCAGCCCATCGTTGTGCCCTTCGGTTTCTTTAACAATGTGAACAACACCGCATTCAACAACATGACCCGCCTCATGGCCACCTCCATCTACTCCGGCACTGTAAACAACTGGGGCCAGTTTACTGATCCCATTGATGGGGACGGCAAGTACCTGCCTGAGGCAGACGGCGGCGTACGCCCCGTGGATCTGCCCATGGTTGTCTGCCTACGCCATGCCGGTTCCGGCACCCATGCCACCCTGGACGCAGCCATCATGCGCGGTGTTCCCCTGGTAAAACAGGAAGCGTTTGACGGTGCCTGGTTCGTGGGGAAAGGGTACAACACTACAAACTACTACCAGGAAGTATCCAACGCAATCAGCGAGTACAATAACAATGGCAACATCAAGATCTTTTTCAACGACGGTTCTTCCGACCTGGTGAGATGCGTAAGAGAATTCGACGGAGCTGTCGGTTACGCAGACTACGACAAGTGTAAAGAACCCTCCACTGACCCCACCAGTTCCTGTTACAACGTAGACCAGATGACCTACAATGGTCAGGAAGGTACTGCAGACAACATCCGTAACGGTAAGTATGAATTCTGGGCAGCCCAGTACCTTTACTACAAAAATGCGGATACTGCTAAAGACCTCATTGACGATCTGGTTGCTTTCACTGCTGACAACACCCTGATTCCCGATTCCAAACAGCCCTACTGGTCCTCCAATGCGGCAATGGAATGGAAAAAGGCCGATGACTTTGCCTGGCCTGTTAAAAAATAA
- a CDS encoding SurA N-terminal domain-containing protein, whose translation MKTKPSKPTMTIWPLFCAAGCLIASLYICGCSPEQTAEAGQVVAKINKYKLTQGEYQAKLARELEYDREYKCTAAARKDFLDRLIRQEVLIQEAVNRNLDKAPEFMAAIEKYWEATLIKNLMAAKMEEIRQTTLVSEGEIKARYQELKTGKENMPPLNRVEKKIADILKEEKQTAEMEQWVSRLKKEAKIKVFEKRL comes from the coding sequence ATGAAGACAAAGCCATCCAAACCAACGATGACAATATGGCCCCTGTTTTGTGCGGCGGGCTGCCTGATTGCTTCATTGTATATATGCGGCTGTTCCCCGGAGCAGACCGCCGAAGCCGGGCAGGTGGTGGCCAAAATCAATAAGTACAAGTTGACCCAGGGGGAGTATCAGGCCAAGCTGGCCCGGGAACTGGAGTATGACCGGGAGTATAAATGTACAGCAGCGGCCAGGAAGGACTTTCTGGACCGGCTCATTCGCCAGGAGGTGCTCATCCAGGAGGCGGTGAACCGGAACCTGGATAAGGCGCCCGAGTTTATGGCGGCCATTGAGAAATACTGGGAAGCCACCCTTATCAAGAACCTCATGGCGGCAAAGATGGAGGAGATCCGCCAGACGACCCTGGTCAGCGAGGGGGAAATTAAAGCCCGGTATCAGGAATTGAAGACCGGCAAAGAAAATATGCCGCCCCTGAACCGGGTTGAAAAAAAGATCGCGGATATTCTCAAAGAGGAAAAACAGACAGCAGAAATGGAGCAGTGGGTCTCACGGCTGAAAAAAGAGGCGAAAATCAAGGTGTTTGAGAAACGCCTTTAA
- a CDS encoding methyl-accepting chemotaxis protein, translating to MAEAVGKQGLYKRRTYFIKKEFQTGFILKFCLVLLAGILLSTALLLALSQDTLTSSYANSRLEIRSTGQAIMPSVILTNLITLGLISLGAVVVMVYFSHRIAGPLFRFEKDLMRVAAGDLSVNINLRKKDQLTDLSSALNHMVLSMHQKVSRVDERLGEIEAAVEKGGKAGREISLLRAEIRELFHLDQ from the coding sequence GTGGCTGAGGCAGTTGGGAAGCAGGGTCTGTACAAACGGCGCACCTATTTTATAAAGAAAGAATTCCAGACGGGCTTTATTCTTAAATTCTGCCTGGTCCTTCTGGCCGGTATTCTCCTGTCAACGGCCCTGCTGCTGGCCTTATCACAGGATACCCTGACCTCCTCCTATGCTAATTCCCGGCTCGAGATCAGGAGTACGGGACAGGCCATCATGCCCTCGGTGATCCTGACCAACCTGATCACTTTGGGGCTGATTTCCCTGGGCGCCGTGGTCGTCATGGTTTATTTTTCCCACAGGATAGCCGGCCCATTGTTCCGGTTTGAAAAAGACCTCATGCGGGTGGCCGCCGGCGATCTAAGCGTGAATATCAATTTGAGGAAAAAGGACCAGCTCACCGATCTCTCCTCGGCACTGAACCATATGGTCCTGTCCATGCATCAAAAGGTATCCCGCGTTGATGAGCGGTTGGGGGAAATAGAGGCGGCTGTTGAAAAGGGGGGAAAGGCCGGCAGGGAAATTTCCCTTTTGAGGGCGGAAATCAGAGAGCTGTTTCATCTGGACCAATAA